TTCTACTAGCTCAATGCTAGGGTCGAGAATGCATTGTTTTCTAATGTGCGGGTTGTCGTTGCATATTATTGAGTCGGCGTCTTTTAGTTGGACAATAGATCGCTGTTCTTTCTCGTAAATCCAATCATTTGCTTTGGTGAATAATATCGTGCGATTGAATTTATTCCAATGGAATTCATCCATTGAATCCGGCGCTGAAAGCTCCGGTCTCTCAAAGCTTGGCATTTCTCTGCGATAATCAACTTTTTCTGGGAACTCAAAGAAATCAGCAAGATAACTTTCTCCGAATCGACTCTTGCGGCCATTAACCTCTTTTAGCGAGTCCGAAAAAAATGGAACGCTAAAGTCGAACTCGACTACTACTCCTTTATGGTTGTCGGCATAGTGAGCCCACATGAGTGGGTTGTTGTAGTCTTCAGTAAAAGAAAGAATGCCTAAGTCGGATAGCTCGCTTTGGATTACACCCATGCTATCATTGATTTCTGTGTCGTCAGTTTCGTAGACCTCTTTACCATTTTTCTTGTAGTATTCTCTTTGGTTTCGATCTGCGTCGAGTACTTGTTTTTTGTTGAAGTGTCCTTCAAAAGGGTCGTTCAGATCCAAGGCCGGAGTTGCCCGGATCATTGGGTTTTTAAAGAAGTCCGGTCTTAAAGGCATGTATTTGTATAGGAATCTATTCATATGTCTCTTGGTTGTGTGTGGGGGTAATTTGGTTGGGGGCATATGCTGGTTGTTAGTCGAATAAAATGTCCGATATGGCCGATTTTTAAAGCGCTCCAAAAAAAGGCCGTTCAGGCAAGCCTAGGTGCATCTGTAGACTCTGACTGATTGCCTTCGGCTAAGAACCGGTCATCAGAGCCGATCAGTCAGCCCTATTCGCATAGGCTTCACGAACCTTGGAGTGGCCTGAGACTACCGCTTGTAGAATTACCAGCCCTCGATGCAGTAATTCCTCGCTCCTTTGTGGCTCAAACCAGTGGCCGTTGAATTTCCCCCCATGGAACAAGTTGTTCCTCACTCTGCACACGAGGCGCAGAACGAGTTCTGCTTGGCTCTGATGGTTGGGAAGCGTCGTCGACCAACTGAGGACTCCGTCTAAAAGCACTTGTTTTTTCGGGGGATGAGTAAGGTAGTACTGGATCGCGCCTTCAGTTTCCGCATTCGGTGGCACGTCAAAAACTGCTATCACCTGTGCTGCGAAGGTGCCCCAGTCGGCCTGTGGTTTGCTTGGGAAGCCCTCCAGTAGCCCAACGGCCTTGAGGCAATACTCGCAGCGTGCGAATTCACGAAAAAAAGAAAAGGCAAGGAGATCCAATTCGGTAGGCGTAGTCATGTTACGGAGTCCTCGCTGTTTGCGGGTGCCTAAGGCGCCTTGTGGACGTTCGTATTGTGGTATGCTAGATAGCGGCCGCCAAGGGAGTGCCCCTCTGCTGGTCGGAGGTCGGTTTGGTTGAGAGTGCGCGCGCCGTAATCAAGCTCGGCGTGGTGATTCGGGCACACGCAGACGATGTTCTCCAATATGTCCGGTCCGTTATGGGGAGCCCCCAGTGGCTGAACATGATGGGCTTCAGCGTACCGGCTCCCATCAGGCAGTATGATCGTGTGACCGCAGAGCTGGCATTCGTAGTTGTGTAGTTGCTTGACTCGGCGTGCCAGCAATGTGTCGCGAATGATCCGATAAGTTGTTACTTCTGCGCGATCAGTTGAACCTTCAATATCAACGGCCGCAGGCGACTCTGGAACAGGCTCCTGGGGGAGAAATGGCAACCAATCGAAGCTTTTCGATTTTTCAATTTCCTCCCTCCACCAGGCAAAGTCCTCAGGCTGTCGACCAAACAACTCAAAGTAGCCTTTGCCCGGCATCAATGAGCTGCGATCTATCACCAGGCCGGTGATCGCTGGTTTGCCAGTTTCATGCGTCCACTCAGCAAGAGAAAGGAGTCCTTGCGCCTTGAGGCTTTCGCCAAATTTTTCTCGCAGCTGAGGTAGGCCGAGACGGTCGTGCGCTTCCTTGTAACCGATGAAGGTTTGCGGGTTTGCAGGCCTTGCGGAGGGTAGTTTGGCTACTAGGAGCGCCAACAGCCGCTGGCCCTGAGCATCAAGAGCAGTAAGGGAAGACATGTGAGCAGTCCTTCGCGCAGAATCGATATGCAACGATATCAACATTGCAGCGTACCTTGTAAAGGCCTGTGGTCGAGGTTAGTGGGATTTAGCTGCTTGGGCCGCTAGTCGAAGATTGAAAAAGCGAGCAACTACTGCATGGTACCTTTGGCACGAAAGTCTGAAGAAGTGAAAATGAGGGAAGGCGGCTGCCAGCCGTTAAATGCGGAGCTGATGCCTACTTCTGCTTCTGCTTCTGGCCGTTTGCAGCCGATTTGACCGGCAGCTATTGGCCGAAAGCGGCCGCTCAAAAACAAAGAGTGAGAGCACTCTTGATCCACCCGTTTAACCCTCCCAAAAATCCCCGTTTAAAAGACACCATCCGTAACGCCCTCAAGGCTACATCACCTTGCGTCATTGCCTACGACTACGCCAGAATCCGCCGGCTTGTGCGTCTGGGGCGCGGGATTTATCGTTTCCGGGTCACTGAATAACAGTGATCGGGTTTGGTAGCCCGGTTTACCTGTCGCATCGCAACACCAGTTTGCAGGGGTTCTTTCGTCCTCTGTTTTATGGTGGCCATGCGTAGGGCGTCTTCGGGCGCGCCGGGTATCCAGGTGACCGGTCTACCAACCTCCGTATGGCCACCACCCTCGTTTGGTAGCGAGGTTGATGGCTCCACTTTCTCACCCTGGAGTTACATCTATGATCAAACCAACACCCAATCCACCAGAAACCGACCCGGTTTCCCCCTACCAATTCCCCGATTCCCGAACCCTCAACGAAGCCGCCGAACGCGCCCTCGACCATTACCTCACCCCGCAACAACGCATCATGGGCAGTCACACCAAGCACGACCCCATGTTCCTGGCCAACCCGGCCTACAACAGCGAATCCCTCCTGGCCAATGCCAGCGAGTCCCTCGATTCCGCCAGCGAAATGCTCAGCAACTTCGCCGCGATCCTGGAGCCCGGCCACCGCAAAACGGCGCTGGGCATCGCGCAAGTGGTGATGGTCGCGGGGCTGGCGGTGAATCAGGCGCTGGATCATGTCGAGGTGAAGATATGATCGGTTGATGGCTGTCGAGAAAAGGGGACGGATTTATTTTCGGAAAATAAATCCGTCCCCATTTTTTTACATTTTTTTGCTGCAAATGCTCACGCCGGGATTGAGCGATGAACGACGCCGGCAGGCGCCGTTGTCTCCGCTGTACGGCGACTTCACCGGGTTTCCGCCGGCGTTGATGTTTGCTGCGGAGCTGGACCCGCTCAGGGATGACACGCTTGAACTGGCTGAGCGTTGGGGGCGGGCGGCGGACGTGGAGGTGCATCTGTTGCCGGAAACGGCGCATGGGGTGATTCATTTTCCGTGGGGTTGGCGGGGAGGGTGGTTGGGTATAGTCGGGATTGGGTTGCGGGGAGGCTGGCTGAGGGTTGATAGGGGGGATGACTCTTAGTTTTTTTGCGCTTTTTGCAGGGCTGTTAACAACCCAAACTTTCATTTGAGCGTCGTGCCATTACCCGTAAGGGAGTTGCATGAAGCGCGCGCGTTGCTGTTTGAAAATATTTTTTTTCACGCGGAAACTTAGAGTGTAGTGCTTAGTCTGTATAGATAATGGCACGTTGCTACCTTCGCGGGTTGAAGGTTATCGATAGCGGTCCAGTATCTCAGGGCTTGATCAAGGAGCTTCATTCACTAAATTCCTCATGTTTTCTTGCTCGCCAATAACTCAAGTGTTCGTGCGTGGTCGCACGACCTTATGATCTTTCCGGTGATATCGAGTTTTCTTTCAGGGAGTTTTCATGAAGCTTAAGATGGCTTTGCTGGGGGCGGTCTTGTCTGCTTTACCGCTGTATCAAGCTCTTGCGGATTCTTGCAGTGCCAATATCTATGGTGGGTACGAGTGTAGATACGATGATGGTACTACCTCTTCCAGCAGCAAGAATATTTATGGCGGACAAGATACCCATTATAGCAATGGCCGCACCTCGCAAAGCAGTGCAAACATTTATGGCGGGCAGGATACTCACTACAGCGATGGCACTACCTCGCAAAGCAGTGCCAATATTTATGGCGGACAGGATACTCATTACAGCAATGGCAGTACGTCGCAAAGCAGTGCCAATATTTATGGCGGACAAGACACTACCTACAGTAATCGAGGGTCGTCACAAAGCAGCGCCAATATCTATGGTGGATTCGATACTAGGAATTAGTAGTTAGTATTAATGTATGGGCCCGGCTTTTGATTTGAAGCGTTAAGGACGTTTCTTCTTGAGAGTCAGGCCTTTTTCTGTAGATGGAGACTGGAAAAAAGGGAGAAAAGGGGGCAAGGGAAAAAAGGCGAAAAAAGGGGACGAAAAAAGGGGGCTGATTTATTTTTCCTGGAGTAAAGCAGTCTCCTTTTTTGATCAAACTATTGATCAAGCACGCTCCCGATACACCACCAGTGAACTTCGACTTCATCATCGTCCTGGGTTACATCATGTCCATGCTCTATGAATTGCTCGGGTACATCTAAGGCGAATTTTTCGCTCAAGTGTATCGGGGCAAGCGAGTTCTGCTGCCCCAGAAAGCTCATGTAGTACTCACGGTCATACTGCCGCTCGGGAAAGGTGGGCCGCTGCTTCGAGCAACTGCTGAACACAAAAGGCCTGTACTTCGATACGTGTTTGCGGACCTTCAACGAGGGTATTGATTACCGGGATTTTCCAGTTTGAGTAGCGCTCGTGCTCATCGAAGCGAGGATGGAACTCGCCGCCCAGTATTCCAGTGCACGGAGATGACGGGGGATGTTTCGGAGCTTCTTTTTTGTTACTGAGGCGCAATCTTCGCAAGGGCATGTCTTTATGAGGCGTGATGACACGATCAATCTATTTTCTCCTCACTTCCAGCAACCACGCAATGTTGAGGCGCAATCCGCCATGCTCTTGTTCGGTATAAAGAGGAGCTGTTTTCCAGTCGTGGAACCAGGCCGGCATCTTACGTTTTTCTTCCTGCTCTGTGGCGTAGCGGGGGAAAAGGTGGCAATGCGGCTCTGGTTCGGAGTTGCAGAGAATTTCATAATTCATGCGCACTGCGCCGGTCGCTTGCAGCACCGCGTCGCCAATGTGGGCCATGTCGAGAAGGTAAGTTACCCTGGCCTCGACATCGAGATCATTTAGGCTTGGGACAACGAGAAAATAAATCAGGCCCCTTTTTCCCTCTTTTTCCGCCTTTTTCCAAAGCATGTCGTCGGAGACGATCTGTGTGCAGGCTAGCTCGACGGCAGGTTCGCAGACTTGACCCAGCAAGCTAAAATTTTTGTCAGTAACGATGCTTTTCAAATCGTAGATCTATCAAGGAACAAGAAAATGCGAGGGTAATATGTTAGTAAAAATATAGGTGTCGCTGGATCTACCTGCCTGAGGATACTGAAAACTCTAGGTCACTACCTTTTAGCTTTATTTTTTCTCTCAACCTTACCAGCATGCTCCCCCCGTATTATCAACGAGGAAAATAGCTTCGCCGTCTCCAAGCCTTTAGGCGATGCCACTACCTACACCTTCGCAAACTGGGTTTCCAAGGACCATAATCCAGCCCTAACACCTGACCTCATCATTGTCACACTCTCAGGTGGTGGGATTCGGGCCGCAGCTCTAGCAGCATCAACGTTGAATGAGCTTCGAAAATTCACAATCAATGGGCACCCATTGACCGACAATATAATCCTAATTTCATCGACATCCGGAGGCAGTATCGCCGCAGGTTACATCGCTGCACATGGATTCGATCATTACGCTGATTTCCATCGCGACTTTCTTGAAAAAAATAACAGCCTCGGACTCTTCTTCTCAGGACTAGGTCCGAGACTAATCAATGATCGGTCGGCGATCTTGCAAGACTACATGGAAAAGCGCTTTGCTCTGAACCAATTGACGTTTGACCAGCTGCTCAAAAAGCCCGACGCGCCATTTTTTGTCTTTAACTCAACAGATGTTGTTGGAGGCCACGTATTCAGGTTTACGCAGCATGACTTTAATCTTATTTGCACAGATGTTGGAAAAATGCCCATATCAAGTGGTATGGCAGCCTCTTCAGCACTCCCCTTTGTCTTGACTGATTTGGAGCTGAAAAATCACTGGGATACATGTGGTCTGCAAGGCTATAAGGACTCCAATACTGGTGATACAGGATGGTATCTATGGGCAAGCGCAGCAGCAGAAGCGCGCTATCGTGAACAGTTTGTTATTGCGTATGATGGGATCGACAATAATTTAGTCAGGAGACGTCCACAATATCTTCATCTTGCTGATGGAGGAATGGTTGACAATCTTGGGGCACGTGCAATCGCTGAGGTAGTTGATATAGATGATATGGGTTCGATTTCAGAGTTGATTCCTACAAACAATCCGCATATGCCCACTATCCGACAAATATTGATTATCGAGGTAAACGCGCGATCCGAGCCAGGTGACCCTTCGCTAGATGCTCATCGCGGTAGCCCTGGTCTAGTACCAATGGTCGGTATTGTGACTGGGATACCAATTGACTCGACGACTTCGCTTTCGTCATTTATGTCTGACGTTGCTTGGGCCTCGGATGTTAGTGGGGGGAAATACGTAAAAGACGGCATGATTCTGAAGACTCAAATCGATTTTGATCTAATACCTGACTCGGAAGATAGTCTTCGTCACGACCTCAAGGCGATTGGTATGGGATTCACTCTCAGCACGGACGAACTTAAGGCGTTAGAGAAAG
This genomic window from Pseudomonas kribbensis contains:
- a CDS encoding DUF6124 family protein, with translation MIKPTPNPPETDPVSPYQFPDSRTLNEAAERALDHYLTPQQRIMGSHTKHDPMFLANPAYNSESLLANASESLDSASEMLSNFAAILEPGHRKTALGIAQVVMVAGLAVNQALDHVEVKI
- a CDS encoding patatin-like phospholipase family protein, with the translated sequence MNELRKFTINGHPLTDNIILISSTSGGSIAAGYIAAHGFDHYADFHRDFLEKNNSLGLFFSGLGPRLINDRSAILQDYMEKRFALNQLTFDQLLKKPDAPFFVFNSTDVVGGHVFRFTQHDFNLICTDVGKMPISSGMAASSALPFVLTDLELKNHWDTCGLQGYKDSNTGDTGWYLWASAAAEARYREQFVIAYDGIDNNLVRRRPQYLHLADGGMVDNLGARAIAEVVDIDDMGSISELIPTNNPHMPTIRQILIIEVNARSEPGDPSLDAHRGSPGLVPMVGIVTGIPIDSTTSLSSFMSDVAWASDVSGGKYVKDGMILKTQIDFDLIPDSEDSLRHDLKAIGMGFTLSTDELKALEKASRVLLHNNPCFARFISQSGATASNYVLPDAVGKHGYPFDCPRLIEDGGGF
- a CDS encoding HNH endonuclease — translated: MSSLTALDAQGQRLLALLVAKLPSARPANPQTFIGYKEAHDRLGLPQLREKFGESLKAQGLLSLAEWTHETGKPAITGLVIDRSSLMPGKGYFELFGRQPEDFAWWREEIEKSKSFDWLPFLPQEPVPESPAAVDIEGSTDRAEVTTYRIIRDTLLARRVKQLHNYECQLCGHTIILPDGSRYAEAHHVQPLGAPHNGPDILENIVCVCPNHHAELDYGARTLNQTDLRPAEGHSLGGRYLAYHNTNVHKAP
- a CDS encoding DUF2971 domain-containing protein, whose product is MNRFLYKYMPLRPDFFKNPMIRATPALDLNDPFEGHFNKKQVLDADRNQREYYKKNGKEVYETDDTEINDSMGVIQSELSDLGILSFTEDYNNPLMWAHYADNHKGVVVEFDFSVPFFSDSLKEVNGRKSRFGESYLADFFEFPEKVDYRREMPSFERPELSAPDSMDEFHWNKFNRTILFTKANDWIYEKEQRSIVQLKDADSIICNDNPHIRKQCILDPSIELVELGNNKIQIIYPNEYEMHEEMGDQSIKTEINLLATDHKEPAIHLFRINPLAISGVYFGCQATESLSLENIEKNSSLKHLTNIYKMRINDTQYQLNPSKLIKDI
- a CDS encoding DUF3916 domain-containing protein gives rise to the protein MPLRRLRLSNKKEAPKHPPSSPCTGILGGEFHPRFDEHERYSNWKIPVINTLVEGPQTRIEVQAFCVQQLLEAAAHLSRAAV